Proteins co-encoded in one Setaria viridis chromosome 9, Setaria_viridis_v4.0, whole genome shotgun sequence genomic window:
- the LOC117838019 gene encoding probable glutathione S-transferase GSTU6 isoform X1, with amino-acid sequence MLCIHLVLTLYTVHFFPPRHHELNQNRSLNLSRDLEASAMAGEDELTLLGFWGSPFVLRARLALSFKGLSYQYVEEDLKNKSELLLKSNPVHNKVPVLIHDGKPVCESSVILQYIDEVFTGTGPSLLPADPYERAIARFWAAYIDDKKWCTVCAHSFKKNDPSLLPVDPYGRAMARFWAAYIDDKLLSSFMMMSMGNTEEERAEGRKQAFAAAEILEEALKECSKGRPFFGGDSVGYVDIVLGGFVPWVRLIDRSTGSKQFDAGKTPLLAAWLEHFGSLDAAKAVMPDLERLVAISKMRKA; translated from the exons ATGCTCTGTATTCATTTGGTCCTAACTCTGTATACAGTCCACTTCTTCCCTCCTCGGCACCATGAATTAAACCAAAACAGAAGCCTAAATCTTAGCAGAGACCTTGAGGCATCAGCAATGGCCGGAGAAGATGAGCTGACGCTGCTTGGCTTTTGGGGGAGCCCATTCGTTCTACGAGCGAGACTTGCTCTCAGCTTCAAGGGTCTGAGCTACCAGTACGTCGAGGAAGACCTGAAGAACAAGAGCGAGCTCCTCCTCAAGTCCAACCCCGTCCACAACAAGGTTCCCGTGCTCATCCACGACGGGAAGCCCGTCTGCGAGTCGTCGGTCATCCTGCAGTACATCGATGAGGTCTTCACCGGCACCGGCCCGTcgctcctccccgccgaccCCTACGAACGCGCCATCGCTCGCTTCTGGGCTGCCTACATCGATGACAAG AAATGGTGCACAGTATGTGCCCATTCGTTCAAGAAAAATgatccctctctcctccctgttgACCCATACGGCCGTGCCATGGCTCGTTTCTGGGCTGCTTACATTgacgacaag CTGTTGAGCTCGTTTATGATGATGAGCATGGGCAACACGGAGGAGGAACGGGCAGAGGGGAGGAAGCAAGCGTTTGCCGCTGCGGAGATCCTCGAGGAGGCACTGAAGGAGTGCTCTAAGGGGAGACCATTCTTCGGAGGGGATAGCGTCGGCTACGTTGACATCGTGCTCGGAGGCTTTGTCCCATGGGTGCGCCTAATCGATCGCTCTACTGGCTCGAAGCAATTCGATGCAGGCAAGACCCCGCTCCTGGCAGCGTGGCTGGAGCACTTCGGCTCGTTGGACGCGGCTAAAGCTGTCATGCCAGACTTGGAGAGGCTGGTTGCGATCAGCAAGATGAGGAAGGCCTAA
- the LOC117838019 gene encoding probable glutathione S-transferase GSTU6 isoform X2, translated as MLCIHLVLTLYTVHFFPPRHHELNQNRSLNLSRDLEASAMAGEDELTLLGFWGSPFVLRARLALSFKGLSYQYVEEDLKNKSELLLKSNPVHNKVPVLIHDGKPVCESSVILQYIDEVFTGTGPSLLPADPYERAIARFWAAYIDDKLLSSFMMMSMGNTEEERAEGRKQAFAAAEILEEALKECSKGRPFFGGDSVGYVDIVLGGFVPWVRLIDRSTGSKQFDAGKTPLLAAWLEHFGSLDAAKAVMPDLERLVAISKMRKA; from the exons ATGCTCTGTATTCATTTGGTCCTAACTCTGTATACAGTCCACTTCTTCCCTCCTCGGCACCATGAATTAAACCAAAACAGAAGCCTAAATCTTAGCAGAGACCTTGAGGCATCAGCAATGGCCGGAGAAGATGAGCTGACGCTGCTTGGCTTTTGGGGGAGCCCATTCGTTCTACGAGCGAGACTTGCTCTCAGCTTCAAGGGTCTGAGCTACCAGTACGTCGAGGAAGACCTGAAGAACAAGAGCGAGCTCCTCCTCAAGTCCAACCCCGTCCACAACAAGGTTCCCGTGCTCATCCACGACGGGAAGCCCGTCTGCGAGTCGTCGGTCATCCTGCAGTACATCGATGAGGTCTTCACCGGCACCGGCCCGTcgctcctccccgccgaccCCTACGAACGCGCCATCGCTCGCTTCTGGGCTGCCTACATCGATGACAAG CTGTTGAGCTCGTTTATGATGATGAGCATGGGCAACACGGAGGAGGAACGGGCAGAGGGGAGGAAGCAAGCGTTTGCCGCTGCGGAGATCCTCGAGGAGGCACTGAAGGAGTGCTCTAAGGGGAGACCATTCTTCGGAGGGGATAGCGTCGGCTACGTTGACATCGTGCTCGGAGGCTTTGTCCCATGGGTGCGCCTAATCGATCGCTCTACTGGCTCGAAGCAATTCGATGCAGGCAAGACCCCGCTCCTGGCAGCGTGGCTGGAGCACTTCGGCTCGTTGGACGCGGCTAAAGCTGTCATGCCAGACTTGGAGAGGCTGGTTGCGATCAGCAAGATGAGGAAGGCCTAA
- the LOC117838019 gene encoding probable glutathione S-transferase GSTU6 isoform X4, with protein sequence MSLSSWASPTVRTWGLAGRQTSEKWCTVCAHSFKKNDPSLLPVDPYGRAMARFWAAYIDDKLLSSFMMMSMGNTEEERAEGRKQAFAAAEILEEALKECSKGRPFFGGDSVGYVDIVLGGFVPWVRLIDRSTGSKQFDAGKTPLLAAWLEHFGSLDAAKAVMPDLERLVAISKMRKA encoded by the exons ATGTCCTTATCCTCCTGGGCATCTCCAACAGTCAGGACTTGGGGGCTAGCGGGGCGCCAGACATCTGAG AAATGGTGCACAGTATGTGCCCATTCGTTCAAGAAAAATgatccctctctcctccctgttgACCCATACGGCCGTGCCATGGCTCGTTTCTGGGCTGCTTACATTgacgacaag CTGTTGAGCTCGTTTATGATGATGAGCATGGGCAACACGGAGGAGGAACGGGCAGAGGGGAGGAAGCAAGCGTTTGCCGCTGCGGAGATCCTCGAGGAGGCACTGAAGGAGTGCTCTAAGGGGAGACCATTCTTCGGAGGGGATAGCGTCGGCTACGTTGACATCGTGCTCGGAGGCTTTGTCCCATGGGTGCGCCTAATCGATCGCTCTACTGGCTCGAAGCAATTCGATGCAGGCAAGACCCCGCTCCTGGCAGCGTGGCTGGAGCACTTCGGCTCGTTGGACGCGGCTAAAGCTGTCATGCCAGACTTGGAGAGGCTGGTTGCGATCAGCAAGATGAGGAAGGCCTAA